The genomic DNA AATTGGCCTTTCTGCTGACCGACACCCTGCTGATTTTCGACAACGTCTCGCAGAAGATCAAAATCGTCGCGAACGCCTATCTCGAATCGACAACCGATCGCGCCATCCGCGAGGCCTATCGCCATGCCACGGCGCGGATCGAAAAGATGATCGCTCGCTTGAAACGCCCCATGCGGCAACCCCGCGTGAAGCGCCGGCGGAAGCCCATCACGTTCACTCCCAACATGAATCGTGCCGATTTTGAAAAGATGGTGACGCGGACGAAGGAATACATTCGCGCAGGCGATATCGTCCAGGCCGTCTTGTCACAACGCTGGGAAACACAAATCCATACGACACCCTTTCAGCTGTACCGCGCGTTGCGCGTCGTGAATCCTTCTCCCTATATGTATTATCTGCGCGTGGCCGGCGTCGAATTGGTCGGCTCGTCGCCCGAGACGCTGGTCCGGTGCGAAGACGGGGCAATTTCCCTGCGCCCCATTGCGGGCACGCGCCGCCGCGGGAAGACGCCGGATGAAGATCAGGACCTGGCCCGGGCGCTCCTCGCTGATGAAAAGGAACGGGCCGAACATGTGATGCTGGTCGATCTGGGACGGAACGACGTGGGACGTGTGGCTTCTCGCGGATCGGTGAAGGT from Nitrospiraceae bacterium includes the following:
- a CDS encoding chorismate-binding protein codes for the protein MAAKRQYSLTLDEFRGLATEGNLIPLYREILADYETPVSAFAKIDQGPTAYLLESVAGGENWARYSFLGSGSSAVIREEKGDLILTRGKKRLKIQSRGNPLERVRELMEEYRPVTVPGLPRFVGGAVGYLSYDVVRTFEELPSLRRDSLGMPELAFLLTDTLLIFDNVSQKIKIVANAYLESTTDRAIREAYRHATARIEKMIARLKRPMRQPRVKRRRKPITFTPNMNRADFEKMVTRTKEYIRAGDIVQAVLSQRWETQIHTTPFQLYRALRVVNPSPYMYYLRVAGVELVGSSPETLVRCEDGAISLRPIAGTRRRGKTPDEDQDLARALLADEKERAEHVMLVDLGRNDVGRVASRGSVKV